Part of the Leptospira yasudae genome is shown below.
TGATCGACGAAGAAAAGAGGGAAATCTCGAGAGAAAACGTTCTTCTCAAACGCGAATTGAAGAATAAATACAAGTTCGGTTCGTTGATCGGTAAATCCAAACCGATGGAAAAACTTTTCGAGATGATTCATCTGGTTTCCGATTCCCGTGCTTCTGTTTTAATCACGGGAGAATCCGGTACCGGTAAGGAGATGATCGCGTCCGCGATTCATTACAATTCTTCCCGCGCCGATAAGCCGTTTATCAAGATCAACTGCGCTGCGATTCCGGAGAACTTACTGGAAAGCGAACTTTTCGGTCACAAGAAAGGTTCCTTTACCGGAGCCGTTGCCGACAAAAAAGGAAAGTTCGAGATGGCCGATACGGGAACGATCTTTCTGGACGAGATCGGTGAGATGGATCTGAATCTTCAGTCCAAGCTTTTGCGGGTTCTTCAGGAAAAGGAAATCGAAGCGGTGGGTTCCGTTAAACCGAAGAAGATCGACGTAAGAATTATCGCCGCTACGAATGCGAATTTGGAAGAGTTGATCACCGAGAAAAAATTCAGACCGGATCTTTTTTACAGACTCAATGTAGTCAATATGGTGACTCCGCCTCTTCGTGAAAGGGCCGATGATATTCCTCTTTTGATCAATCACTTCATCGCGAAATATGCGGAAGAGAACGGTAAAAAGATCACCGGAATCACGAGAGAAGCGCATAAACTTTTGATGAACTACAGTTGGCCGGGTAACGTTCGGGAACTGGAAAACGTGATCGAACGTGCGGTGGTTCTTTCTCAATTGGAGATGCTCGACATTCAGGACTTTTCCGAAATCAATGGACGACTTCTTTACGGTGACGAGGAATTCGATCCTGAATCGGGCGATTCCGAAACGTCGGTCGAAATCGCGAACTCACGATTCTCTTCTTCGCATTTGGACGCTTTGGACGGAAGAGCGATCGAAGTCGTGGTTGGGGAAGTGGAAGCACGTTTGATCAAATACGCGATGAAGAAGTTCAAATATACGAAAACCAGAGTGGCAAAGTTTTTGGGAATCAACCGAAATACTTTGGATAAGAAGATCAAGGATCTGAAGATCGATTATTGAACCTTCGTTAAAAACCGTCGAGTTCCGACAAGAAGACAAGATTCTGGGCGACTTCCGGGGATTTTCTGTTATAGGAAAATTTGTTCGAATATTTCCCACGAAGCCCGCCACCACCACCCAATTCGGGTGGGGGCCGCCTTTGTTTTACGGAAGATTTGTCGGAGCTTTGATAGGTTTATGTCGCTCTGCTCTACCTTTCTTCTACGACAAAAAATAAGTATGAAATTCTTCAAAAACGTCTAAGAATAGTATTTCGGTCCATGGAATGCAGCTCGAACCAGATCGAATTTTCGACATTCTTCCTTTCCATTTTTTGATCGATCGAAGATCGTTTTCAAAATACTTTTTTCTAAAAAATATAAACCCGATTAGGTGAACTAGATGATCGAAACTGCGGATAAAAAACAAACTCTCAATACTCACAACTTTTACAAATATCTTCCTGCGCTGTCTTCCTTTCAGGAAATCATAGAACCTTCGAATTATTTCACCGTTCCCGACGATTGGAATCTTGTGATCACCGATGTCGTGAATTCCACCGATGCGATCCGCAACGGAAACTACAAGGACGTAAACATTGCGGGCGGCGTTACGGCAATGGCGGTTTCGAATCTGATGGGGGATATGGATTATCCGTTTTTATTCGGAGGGGACGGAATGACTCTTCTTCTTCCGGATAGCGTTCTTCCGGGGGTAAAAGATATTCTTTTTTCGATCCGTGAGTTGGTTAAAAACAATTTCGGATTAAAACTCAGAGCCGGAATCGTAAACGTAGGCGAGTTAAAAAGAAACGGAAAAGAATTAAAACTTTGTAAACTAAAGATCTCCGATTTTTACAATCAGGCGATCTTGACCGGAAACGCATTGGAAGCCGCCGAACGTTTCGTAAAGAACGACGATTCCACGAATCCTTATATCATTCCTCTCGGTCATAAAACGAAAATCAAACCGGACTTTACGGGTTTCACATGCCGTTGGCAGGATATTCCTAGCCACAGAGGGGAAACGGTTTCCTTCATCATTAAAACGAATTCACCCACGGTTGCGGGCGATCAGGAATTGTTGAAAATCATATTAGATAAAATAAATGTTCTTTTGGGGAACGACTCGGAGATTCATCCTTTAAAGGAAGAGGACATCAAGGTGGACTTTTCCGGAAAGTATTTTGATAAGGAAGCGACGGTTCACGCCGGAAACCGGAAAGGCTTTTTCCATTTCTTAAGAATGCTGAAGATTAAGATCGAAGGATTTGCGGTGAACCTCGCTATCAACACGCAATGGAAGTTCGGTCCGAAAGTCAACGGAATGGAACTAAGAGAATTAAGAAAATCGCAAGTGATTGCGTCCGATTTCCGCAAATACGACGGAACCTTGAAGATGGTGGTCGCATGCGATTCGAATTCCAGAGAATTATTTTTGAAATTTTTGGAAGATCTGCATCGGGAAGGAAAACTATTCTACGGGTTTCACGTTTCGGATCGTGCATTGATGACCTGCGCTTTACACGAAGGATCGGTTCGAGAAGTGCATTTCGTAGATTCGGCGGACGGAGGTTACGCTCTTGCCGCCGTTCAACTCAAAGAGCAGATCAAAAATTCAAGAAGCTGATCCGAGTTTGATCGTCCAGTTATCGTCGAAGAGTTTGTAATTGCAGGTCAGCTCTTCTCCTTTGAGAATCAATCGAGTCGCGCTGTCCTGTCCCATCGGGTTCGTTTCATCGCCCGTAAAATCCTCTTTCGTATTCGGATCGTCGCTGTGGTTCATAAACTTCGAATTATCGGAACAATAATACCAATTGCCGTTCGTTTGATACGAATACGTGCGGAACATTTCTTGAACGGAAGGAGGAAGAGAATTCAGCTCTTGATCGGTTAGAACCCAGACCGTCTTCGGATGATATTTCCAAATCAATTCTCCTTTTTGAATATCACGTCCGGCAAAGAGACCGAAGCCTCCGATCGGAGAATTGTCGATGTATGTGGGAACTAAGAGCATTGGAAAGAATGTAAATTAGCCGGGAAAAAAATTGCAAGTAAGAAACGAAATTCCTTAGAGAACCATCGCTTGTTGTTCCGGCTCGGGAACGGAAAATCTTTCCAGCTTACCGTTGCGCATTTGAAAGACTTGATCCGCTTCTCGAATCGTGGAAAGTCTGTGCGTAACGGAAATCACGGTTCTTCCCTCGCGCAACAGCGAAAGAGTTTTCATGATTCTCGCTTCGGTGACCGGATCCAAGGAGGAAGTAGCTTCATCCAAAAGAAGAATCTGCGGATTTCTAAGGAACGCCCTTGCGATCGCGATTCTTTGTCTTTCTCCGCCGGAAAGCTTGGTGCCGCGATCACCCGCGTTCGTTTCGTAACCCATCGGCAGGGAAAGAATCATCTCATGGATCTCCGCCCGTTTGGCGGCTTCGATCACTTCTTCCAATGTCGCGCTCGGTTTACCGATACGGATGTTCTCGAAGATGGTCGTATTAAAAAGAAACGTTTCTTGGAACACGACTCCCACAAGCGATCGAACCGAACTTCTGGACAAAGAATTCAAATCCGTTCCGTCGAACAAAATTCTTCCTTCATTCGGCTGGACCATTCCCAAAAGAAGTTTGATGAACGTGCTCTTTCCCACGCCGGAACCGCCCACGATTGCGGTATAACTTCCCTTCGGAATCGTAAGAGAAATATCGCTTAAATTCTTAGAGCGTCCTTTGTAACGGAAATGAACATTCTCGAAATGGATCGCTTCCTTCAATTCGGGAATCGAAGATTCTTCCGGGTCGGATTCGAATACGGGAGCGCGCAGCAATTCTAAGATTCGTTTTGCCGAACCGCTCGCGTGGTTCAACGCGGGAAGATATTGCGAAAGATACAATAAAGAATAACTCAAATTCAGGAAAGGCGGTAAAAACGCAGCCAAGGTCCCGATGCTAAGCGCATTATGATATGCGAATGTTGTTCCCACGAGCAACAGAATTCCCTGTAGCAAAAGAATTCCCGAACCGGCGGATCGTTCCAAATACGAATTCGTCAAACCGAGTCGCAAAGAAACTTGAAATAACTTCTCGCAGTTGTTCTTAAACCGAGTGAAGAAATAATCCCCGAGGTCGTATGCGCGGATCAGGTTTTGCGCGGAGATGGATTCTTCCACCAAACTGAGTACTTGCGCTTCTTCTAATTTTCTAGTGTAGCTGATCTCGGTCGATTTTCTGGATAAGAATCCGGGACCTAAAAAGCTGATCGGCCAAATCAACAACGCAATGAGCGCCAACTTCCAATCCAAAAGAAAAAGAAGAATGGTTCCGAAGATCGCTTCCAGCAAAGGCCCGAGTCCCCAAGGTATAAACGCAAGAAGCGCGTGTTCCAAAGAGGCAAGGTCGTTGAAAAATCGGGAAAGAATATCTCCCAGTTTATTATTCGAGAAAAAATCCAAACTCAACCGATCCAAATGTTCGTACATCTGTAAACGAAGGTCTTGGATGATTCTCGCGGAAGCCCAGTTATAAAGATAATCGCGTACGGTTCCGAGAATAGCGAAGGTGATCGTTCCGATCGCGAGATATGCGCCGATCCAATAGAGTGCGCTTTGATTTCGATTGATCAGAGCTTCGTCGATCAGATATTTAAAACTGAAAGGGATACTCGCATAAAATCCGATTTCGAAACAAAGAAGTCCGATGATAACGAAAATTCTTCCCTTGTACTTCTTAACAAAACGGAATAGACCGAATATGAGAAGGCCCGGAGCGCCTTCCGTTTCCGAACTAGGTTTTTCCTTTTTCGGATTCGGAGCCTTCCATTTTTTAGCCGAGCCCTTCTCCTTTTCCAGGGGCAAAGGATCGGACTTTTGGATCAGTTCCGGGTTGTACTCGAGGGGTCTTTTCATACCGTTCGGGAAAATTATTGTCCTTTTATTTTCGGCAAATATCTTTCATTTCCACTCTACTTTGACTGTTTTTCCCGGAAATTCCGAGGCAAGAATTTTTCGTAAGTAAGGAGACAGAATGTCCCCGGAAAAGAGTCGTTTTTTTTGAAACAGGCAATTATCTTTGTAACTAGGTCGAAAGAATGGTTCATTTTCACTATAAAGAGAACGACGGGCTTTACACGGTTACTTTGAAAACGTCCGAAACGGCTCCCGGTACTCTTCACAAAATGGTGAAAACGATGTTCTTCATGGGATGGGAAATCGTTTCGGGGGATATCGAGACGATCGAAGAAAACGGTCAACTTTTCAGTTACGACGTTTTTACGTTAAAGTCGGACGAAACCGATTCTAAAATTAAGGCTTCCAAACTGGGGATTTTGATGTCCTCGGTTTTTACGGAAGATTCCGCTTTGGAAGAAATCATTCATCATTCGAGCGAGATCGATCTTAGAAATACGTATCATCTCAGCGCGGATTCTAAACTGGAATTTGAAGATATCGAATCCGGAACGAAAACGAAATTCACGCTCGAAGCTCCGGACCGGAAAGGCCTTCTCTATTTTGTGACCGGAGTTCTCAAAGAAAACGGAATTAACATTCATTCCGCAACAATTCGGACGGATCGTACCGGAAATCGTGCGTTGGACACGTTTATACTAACGGATGCAAAAGGAGCCGGCTTTGCCGGTTCTTCTTTGGAAGATCGCATAAGCAGAAATATACTCGAAATCAGTTTGAATTCTTCCTGGAAATAAACTTAGGAAAATAATTTTTTCGTCTCAACTATAAAATATTCGGTGCAAACTGTCCATTCTCGCCTTTTAATGGATTAAGAATGGAATTCTTGAGCGGGTATTTCACTCTACGTTAGTTAACATTCAAAACTTACAAACCAAATTCCCTAATATACGACTATTCTCATGGATGCTCAAAAAGACTTACAGAAATTCGACTTCACGGAAGAAATCATTCAGCACTTTAAAATCAACAGCGTCATCCCGGTTGATTTTTACAATAAGAACGGCCAGATCCTAATTCATAAAAAAGAAAGCGCCAACGGCGAAGACATTACGAAATTATTAAAGTTCGAAAGCCAGGGGATTTACTTCCTCAAATCGGAATTCGAAAAAATTTCGGGCGGGAAACAAAACGCGGGTCCGAATTCGGTCAACGGGCGCGAGGTTAGTTTTGCGAAACTCGTAAACTCGGAATTGACCGTTGATCTTGCAAAGAACGCTTCGACCTTCCTATCCGAATTGAAGAAGTTTCCTTTAAACGGAAGTCAAGTCCGCCATCTCAACAAATCCATCGACGGTATATTAGAGGATTTTAAATCGACTCCCGATATGGAAAACGGACTGGTCAACATCATCGAAGTCATGAGCAGCGCTGGCGTTCCTATGGATTCCGAGATGCTCACCAAACGTACGGTGATTTCCATGGCGATGAAAGTACGAGCGGGAAAGGCTTTTACCAAAGTCGATATGGAACAGAAAAAGATGGATCAGATGAATCTGATGATGTCGTCCTATCTTGCCGATATCGGTTATACGCAGATGAAGATCCCGGTTCAGAAGGATCTTAAAACGGAAGAATTCGAATACATCAAAAACCATCCGATCATCAGCTATTTAATGGTCGCGAATCTTCCGGATTTGGACGACAACATCAAGACTCTCGTTCTAAACCACCATCGACCGCATAAAGGCGAGGGAATGAACAATAACTATCCTCAGCCGAAGACTCTCGTTCAAAAACTCAACGTTTATAAGGACAAATACAAGGACGATCCGAAGAGAACCGTTTTAGTAAGCGATATTCAAAAACAAATTCGGAATATTCTCACCAACAACCTGCCGATGGAGGACATAGGAGTGATTTCCATCGCGGGAGAATTCGCGTCCCTCACGACGAGACAGGAATGGAGAGAGCCGTTCGATCCGTTGGTTGCGATGAAGTTGATCTTGAATAACAGTTTTTTTGCATATAATGAAAAGACTCTGCGCGATTTTTACGATCATATCGGCCTTTCGCTCTGCAACAATCAGCCCTTCATCCGTGAAGGTGATTTCGTAATCGTGGTTACTCAGGATTCCAACCAAAAGGTCTTTTTCGAAGTTTGTATTATTCGTGAAATGTATCGGACGCAGATTCGTCCTATGCTGGAACGAGTCGGGACGATCCGGCCTAATTTCAGCAATATGGGTAAATTGAGAATTTCCGGTTTCGATCTGAGCTCGTTAAAGTTGGACCGCAGGAAAGCGATCTTCAATTTGGAGAAGAATCAAGATCCGAGAAGAATCGTCTATATCCTCGATCCGAATATGGACGCGCGTCTTTACGAAGAGTTATCCAAGCAAACCGGCGAAATTCCGAAAGAAACCGCATAAGGTGCGCCCCTTCTCGAACGATGCGTCGTAATCCACCGAAGACGAAGTAGGTTCCTTTTACTTTTAGTTTGCTCGCGGGAAGCGCATAGGGTGGAATACCCTATGCGAAGCTTTGACCAAAGGCTCCGTTATATCCAACCATTTAACTAAAGAATGATCTATTCCTTAAGCGCGAAGAGCGTGGACGAGAATTTTTGCTAACATCCACTTCGGTTATCTTAATGAAATAATTTATTGATTACTTTTTCTTGAATCGTCCCGAAATTGAGTTAAGATGTACGTTTCGTAAATAATTTTTTTCCAGTCTTATCCGTACAATTACGGAGAAAGGATTGCTAAAAGATTCTATGGTACGTGATTCTTTTCCGAAACGCAAATAACGGTATTTATCCAATGAATTCTAATATGAGTAATAGCTCACATACTGTAAATCGGGACCTTCTGGAAAAATTCGAATTCAACTCGGACGTGATTAAAAGTTTCATCAGTCAAAGCGAGATCCCCGTGGACTTTTACAACAAGAACGGTCAGATCTTGATCCATAAAAAATCGGACGCATCCGAAGAGGATGTAACGAGACTTCAGAAATTCGAAAGCCAAGGGATCTATTTTTTGATTTCGGAAAAGGATAAGTTTGCAAAACCGAAAAATCCCGACTCCGTTCACGGCCGCGAAGTTTCGTTTACGAAACTCGTAAACTCCGATCTTACGGTGGCTCTCGCTCGAGAAGCTTCCGATCTTTTGGAAGAACTCAAACATTATCCATTAACAAACCATAATATTCGTTTGGTTCAAAAGGGTATCGACGATATTCTCGTGGACTTTAAGGCGAGTTCGGATATGGAACTCGGTCTTGTGAACGTTATCGAAGTGATGCGGCAAGCGGGTATTAAAGCGGATTCCGAAATGATGACCAAACGAACCGTGATTTCGATGGCTATGAAACTCAGAGGGATGAAGGCGCTCAGCAAAACCGATAACGATATCCAAAAAACGAAACAGTTAAACGTTATGCTCGCTTCCTTTATGGTGGATATCGGAAAATCCAGAATGAAACTTCCGAATCATCCCGATCTTCGTCCCGAAGAATTCGATTATATCAAAAATCATCCGATTATCAGCTATTTGATGATCGGAAATCTCAACGGAATCGATTCGGACGTCAAGGCCGCCGTTCTCAACAGCCACAGAACGTTCCGGGGAGAAGGTCTAAACAACAATTATCCTTCTTCCAACGTGATTCTCCGGAGGCTGACCGAATACCTCCAGAAATACAAAGACGATAAGTCGAAACAGATTCTTATCGAAGACATTCAAAAACAGATTCACCATATTCTCAGCAACTCGTATACGGACGAGGATCCAGGAATCATTTCCATTTCCGGAGAATTCGCTTCGCTCAGTTCGGATCAGGATTGGCGTCCGGCGTACGACGCTCTTACTTCCATGAAGTTGATTTTGAACAACAGCTTTTTCTCATATAACGAAAAGATCGTACGGGACTTTTTCGATTTGATGGCGCTGAGCCTTTGTGAAAACCGAAGCGTTCTCAACCCGGGCGATTATATCATCGTCGTTTCGATGGATTCTCAAAAAAAGGTTCACTTTGAAACGTGCGTGATTAAGGAAATTTTCAGACATCAGACGAGACCGCTTCTCGAAAGAATCGGAACGATTCGCCCGATCATCACGAATAAAGGTAAAATCAAAATCGAAGGTTACGATCCGCAATCCTTCCGCCAAGACAAACGAAAAGCGGTGTTCGATTTGAACAACAGCATGGACCCGAGAAGAGTGATCTATATCATCGATCCGGAATTGGAACCGAACCTCTATGAAAAAGTGGATCAGAGTTTCCGGGGAACGGCGCCGCGTTCTGTCGCTTAAGTCCGCATAAGAAAACCAAAGGATTCTTTTAGAAACGCGCTTTATCCCTGGGCTTTACCTTGTTTTCTTGGTATTATGCCTTCCAGTTGGGGAAAAGTTTTTAAAGTCAGCACGTTTGGAGAATCCCACGGTGAATCCGTCGGGGTCGTCGTTGAAGGAGTTCCTGCGGGAATTCCCATTCGCTTAGAAGAAATTCAAAAAGATCTAAACCGAAGAAGACCGGGCCAAAGCGATCTTACAACTCCTCGAGACGAAACCGATACGGTTCGAGTCGTATCGGGGGTTTTTGAAGGAAAAACGATCGGTTCTCCGATCGCCTTGATCGTGGACAACAAAAACACGATCTCCAAAGATTACGAAAATTTACGAACTACATTCCGACCTTCTCATGCGGATTACACCTATCAGGTGAAATACGGTTTTCGCGCTCACGTGGGCGGCGGTCGTTCTTCCGTCCGCGAAACGATCGGTCGTGTCGCAGCAGCCGCGATCGCAAGAATGATACTCAAAGACGATTTAGGAATCGAAACGGTAGCCTGGGTGGATTCCATCGGCACGGTTCAATCCAAGATAGGAGAAAAATATCCCAAGTCCAGGGAAGAAGTCGATCAAAACGAAGTACGTTGTCCGGACGCGGCCAGCGCCGACGAAATGCGTTCTTTAATTCTCAAGATGAAAGAAGCCGGGGACAGCGTCGGAGGAACGATCAAGTGCGTGTCTTACAACCTTCCTCCCGGTCTGGGCGATCCCGTTTATGACAAATTAGACGGAGATCTCGCAAAGGCGATTCTTTCCATTCCTGCTTGCAAAGGTTTTGAAGTCGGTTCCGGATTTTCGGGAACCCTTTTGACCGGAAGCTCGCATAACGATGAATTCTACGTGGAGGAAAAAACCGGAAGAGTGAGAACCAAGACGAACAACTCCGGCGGTCTTCAGGGCGGAATTTCAAACGGAGAAGAACTCGTTATCCGAGCGGCGTTCAAACCTACTTCTACGATTTTTAAAAAACAGAATACGGTAACTCTGAAAGGAGAGGAAACCACTCTGGAAGCAAAGGGCCGTCACGATCCTTGCGTTCTTCCGAGAGCGGTTCCAATCATCGAGGCTGTGGTCAACTTGGTTTTGGTCGATGCGTATCTCTATCAAAGAGCGATCAACCCTTTGTGGTTTCAGAAGTGGGCGCAAGTTCCCGATTATTACAAGGACTTAGAGCTTTAAGAATCAGTCTCAAAATCGGCGTTCGTGGAAGTTTTTAGAAACGGGTTGCCAGAATGAGAATGGTACGTTTCTATAGAATTGTTTCCCAGTACCGGGTTTAATCAAAAGGATGATTCCATGGTAAAAATCAAGATCGACGGAATCGAGTATGAGGTGGATGAAAAAAAGAACCTCATATCAGCGGCTAAAGATGTCGGAATCGATATTCCTTTCTTCTGTTATCACCCAAAACTTTCCATCGTAGGAATGTGCAGAATGTGCCTCATCGAAATCGAAGGGGTTCCTCGACTTCAGGCCGCCTGCAATACCAAGGTTACGGAAGGCCTCTCCATTTTCACGAAAAACGATCGAATCAAAGAGGCGCGCGAAGGAACGATGGAATTCCTTTTGGCAAATCACCCTCTGGATTGCCCCGTCTGCGATAAAGCCGGAGAATGCCAACTCCAAGACAACGCCTTCCAGGAAGGGAAAGGAAATTCCCGATTTACATTAGAAAAACGGAATGTTCCTCAGGAAGAAATCGGCACGAACTTAATCATCAATCATAATCGTTGTATCGTTTGTTACCGCTGCGTCCGTTTCGAAGAGGAGATCGTGGGAGAATCCAATCTCGGTCTTTTCGAAAGAGGCTATCATTCCATCATCGGACTTGCAAAGAACGAACCGATCCAACACAACTTTCAAGGAGCGCTTGCGGATCTTTGTCCGACCGGCGCGCTTCTCAATAACAAGACCTTATTCAAATCGAGAGTTTGGTGGTATAAAAACGCGGAATCGATCTGTCACGGATGCAGCACCGGTTGCAACGTCACCACGAACGTGCGAGACAATAAAATGTATCGTTATATGCCCCGCATCGACGAGGAGAAAGATATGTATTTCCTCTGCGACAAAGGACGTTTCGACATCGATTGGCTGAACGAAAACCGTCTATTCGCTTATTATCAAAACGGGAAGGCTTCCGAAAGTACGGTCGTATTGCCTGCGATCGCGGATAAAATCAGACAATCGAACAAAATTGCGGTTCTCGGCGGTGCCAAAGAATCCAACGAAAATCTGAAAGCGATCCTGCAAAGCGTGGAATCTTTCGGAAAATCGGTTATCGTAGAAGCGAGGGTCGATGCGGTTCAATACAAGGCGCCCGAACAAAAAGACTTTTTAATGACCACGGATTTACGGCAAAACACGAAAGGCGCGGTGGACGCGGGGTTCGTTTCTTCTCAAGGAATCGAATCGATCCGTAAATCGATCGAATCGGGAGAAATCGATTTGGTTTTCGTCATTCAGGAAAATCGGAAAGAATTCTTACCAACCGTTTCTTCCAACACGACGCTTGTGGTTTTGGAAACGAATGGAACGCAGGACGTAGCGGACGCTTCGTATGGAGTTCCGATTCAAACGTTTGCGGAGCAAGCCGGTTCGTTTACGAACAAGAACGGATTGAATCAACGTTTTCAAAAAGCGATGGAACCGCCGAAAGGTTTATTGAGTTCCGGCGCCGTTTTTCAAAGACTCGCGGAGTTGGTAAAAGAATCCGCGGATTCTCGCAAGGAGGTCGGCGTTGGGAACCGTTAACGTAGTACGCGTCGCGAGCCGTCATAAACTTTCCTGGTATGAAAAGTTTTATTTTTATTCGATCGGAAAGGGTCTTTGGATCACACTCAAACACTTTATCAAAGCCGCGATTTTAAGAAGAGCAGTGACGATCGAATTTCCGGAAAAGAAAAGAAAGTATTCCACGCGCTTTCGCGGAATGCACACGATGAAGCGCGACGAACAAGGCCGCGAAAGATGCACGAGCTGTTTTTGTTGTATGTGGATTTGTCCCGCGGATGCGATTTATATCGAAGCGGGAGAAGTTACTCCCGAGATTCAACATCTTCATCCGGAAGATAAATACGCGAAGAAGTTCGAGATCGATTTGTTGCGTTGTATTTTTTGCGGAATGTGCGAGGAAGCTTGTCCGAAGGGCGCGATCTACTTGGATGGCCCCGGTGAGATGGCGACCGATAACAGAGAGGACTTGATTCTTACCAAAGAAAGAATGATGCAGCTCGTAGGCGGGCCGATCATCGGCGAAAGAAAATAAAAAATCTCAGATGCAAAGGCAGACGATCTCTTTGTAAGAACGTCTGCCTATAAAATTCTTCAGCTAACTTTTTGATTCAGATATTGATTCTGCCTCGCGATTTCCAATTTAGATTCCAAAAATGAAACCGCCGAATCGATATCGTCGTTGGAAATTCCCGGATATTCCCGTAAAATTCCCTTTCTCGACATTCCCGCTAAAAGCAGATCTAATATTTCTAAAACGCGAACCCCAGTTCCCTT
Proteins encoded:
- a CDS encoding c-di-GMP phosphodiesterase; this encodes MNSNMSNSSHTVNRDLLEKFEFNSDVIKSFISQSEIPVDFYNKNGQILIHKKSDASEEDVTRLQKFESQGIYFLISEKDKFAKPKNPDSVHGREVSFTKLVNSDLTVALAREASDLLEELKHYPLTNHNIRLVQKGIDDILVDFKASSDMELGLVNVIEVMRQAGIKADSEMMTKRTVISMAMKLRGMKALSKTDNDIQKTKQLNVMLASFMVDIGKSRMKLPNHPDLRPEEFDYIKNHPIISYLMIGNLNGIDSDVKAAVLNSHRTFRGEGLNNNYPSSNVILRRLTEYLQKYKDDKSKQILIEDIQKQIHHILSNSYTDEDPGIISISGEFASLSSDQDWRPAYDALTSMKLILNNSFFSYNEKIVRDFFDLMALSLCENRSVLNPGDYIIVVSMDSQKKVHFETCVIKEIFRHQTRPLLERIGTIRPIITNKGKIKIEGYDPQSFRQDKRKAVFDLNNSMDPRRVIYIIDPELEPNLYEKVDQSFRGTAPRSVA
- the aroC gene encoding chorismate synthase, which produces MPSSWGKVFKVSTFGESHGESVGVVVEGVPAGIPIRLEEIQKDLNRRRPGQSDLTTPRDETDTVRVVSGVFEGKTIGSPIALIVDNKNTISKDYENLRTTFRPSHADYTYQVKYGFRAHVGGGRSSVRETIGRVAAAAIARMILKDDLGIETVAWVDSIGTVQSKIGEKYPKSREEVDQNEVRCPDAASADEMRSLILKMKEAGDSVGGTIKCVSYNLPPGLGDPVYDKLDGDLAKAILSIPACKGFEVGSGFSGTLLTGSSHNDEFYVEEKTGRVRTKTNNSGGLQGGISNGEELVIRAAFKPTSTIFKKQNTVTLKGEETTLEAKGRHDPCVLPRAVPIIEAVVNLVLVDAYLYQRAINPLWFQKWAQVPDYYKDLEL
- a CDS encoding 2Fe-2S iron-sulfur cluster-binding protein; translated protein: MVKIKIDGIEYEVDEKKNLISAAKDVGIDIPFFCYHPKLSIVGMCRMCLIEIEGVPRLQAACNTKVTEGLSIFTKNDRIKEAREGTMEFLLANHPLDCPVCDKAGECQLQDNAFQEGKGNSRFTLEKRNVPQEEIGTNLIINHNRCIVCYRCVRFEEEIVGESNLGLFERGYHSIIGLAKNEPIQHNFQGALADLCPTGALLNNKTLFKSRVWWYKNAESICHGCSTGCNVTTNVRDNKMYRYMPRIDEEKDMYFLCDKGRFDIDWLNENRLFAYYQNGKASESTVVLPAIADKIRQSNKIAVLGGAKESNENLKAILQSVESFGKSVIVEARVDAVQYKAPEQKDFLMTTDLRQNTKGAVDAGFVSSQGIESIRKSIESGEIDLVFVIQENRKEFLPTVSSNTTLVVLETNGTQDVADASYGVPIQTFAEQAGSFTNKNGLNQRFQKAMEPPKGLLSSGAVFQRLAELVKESADSRKEVGVGNR
- a CDS encoding NuoI/complex I 23 kDa subunit family protein, whose product is MGTVNVVRVASRHKLSWYEKFYFYSIGKGLWITLKHFIKAAILRRAVTIEFPEKKRKYSTRFRGMHTMKRDEQGRERCTSCFCCMWICPADAIYIEAGEVTPEIQHLHPEDKYAKKFEIDLLRCIFCGMCEEACPKGAIYLDGPGEMATDNREDLILTKERMMQLVGGPIIGERK
- a CDS encoding DUF433 domain-containing protein, encoding MSNEIFTSIETIPGYLGGKPFIKGTGVRVLEILDLLLAGMSRKGILREYPGISNDDIDSAVSFLESKLEIARQNQYLNQKVS